A genomic window from Candidatus Pelagisphaera phototrophica includes:
- a CDS encoding putative porin has protein sequence MKKVPFLNPVNNKAIMTTRTLARSLRVLGVLFLSSPISHSQDDTTDVLIEVLVRKGILTQVEAPEIKAEVSSVMEAQKTEIVNAAVAQVESKYVSEAPPSVPMPSALSGLQLYGNARFRYHYENRESRSGENNDRSRWRYRLRLGSIYSFKESPFSLGVQFETATSNDSNNTNFGGFFDKSGGGINVGRTYLAYKGEDWRITFGKHESPFYLPKMLWDGDLNVEGLSESTTLGNWTFTAGQYIIDEENESREVVVGPSVADDALLMAQAAWSNGEGLKFAPIFMATTGGTSNFSESGTFAGANSVRYFHDFVVAAVPFEYGFKTDNGASHKIYGVWGTNFKGDELINDPDSPFFDGAGQSSKNQFANLGYQFGSAKKAG, from the coding sequence ATGAAAAAGGTTCCCTTTCTCAATCCCGTAAACAACAAAGCTATTATGACCACACGCACGCTAGCGCGATCGTTACGAGTACTTGGGGTGCTGTTCCTTAGTTCCCCAATATCTCATTCGCAGGATGACACGACAGATGTACTGATAGAAGTACTCGTTCGAAAAGGAATCCTTACACAGGTGGAAGCTCCTGAGATCAAGGCCGAAGTATCGTCCGTGATGGAGGCCCAGAAAACGGAAATTGTAAACGCCGCCGTCGCACAGGTTGAAAGCAAGTACGTGAGTGAAGCACCACCTAGTGTGCCCATGCCGAGTGCTCTTTCAGGATTGCAGCTCTATGGAAATGCGCGATTCCGCTACCATTACGAAAACCGGGAAAGTCGATCGGGTGAAAATAATGACCGGTCTCGCTGGCGCTACCGGTTGCGGCTCGGTTCCATTTACAGCTTTAAGGAAAGTCCCTTTTCTCTTGGAGTGCAATTTGAGACCGCCACGTCGAACGACTCGAACAACACCAACTTTGGAGGATTTTTTGACAAGTCAGGTGGTGGAATCAACGTGGGTCGCACATACCTCGCATACAAAGGAGAGGACTGGCGAATCACGTTCGGCAAGCATGAAAGCCCGTTCTATTTACCCAAGATGCTTTGGGACGGCGACTTGAATGTGGAGGGATTATCTGAATCGACAACCTTGGGTAATTGGACGTTCACGGCGGGTCAGTATATAATTGATGAGGAAAACGAATCTCGAGAGGTCGTGGTTGGTCCATCAGTCGCTGACGACGCTTTGCTCATGGCCCAAGCGGCGTGGAGCAATGGAGAAGGACTCAAGTTCGCTCCCATATTCATGGCGACAACCGGCGGCACGTCTAATTTCTCTGAGAGCGGTACTTTTGCAGGGGCAAACTCGGTACGATATTTCCACGATTTTGTAGTTGCGGCAGTACCATTTGAATACGGTTTCAAAACTGATAATGGAGCGAGTCACAAAATCTACGGAGTCTGGGGAACCAACTTCAAGGGAGATGAGCTCATCAATGATCCGGACTCGCCTTTCTTCGATGGTGCGGGTCAAAGCTCTAAAAACCAATTTGCCAATCTAGGATACCAGTTTGGTTCCGCCAAGAAGGCCGGCTAA
- a CDS encoding phosphate ABC transporter substrate-binding protein, protein MKILRITKLSCITALLSFFTALSVANAAEKIVIKGSDTLGAKMVPQLAEEFKAIKAKQGIDVTFEIAAEGSSTGIAAVIDKTADLGMSSRDAKGTEISKGLLAGIKMEPITVAKDGIAIIVQDNNPMDEISPREVEKIFTGDVENWSAINGKSGSISIYTRNTSSGTYAVFQDMALRKRDYASSSQKMAGNEQIASEVAKNTNGIGYVGLAYIGTPGMKPLPVDGISPDNPDYSFARPLYYFYDAKSEMRPIVKEFVDFCLSPKGQEIVQSVHFISIL, encoded by the coding sequence ATGAAAATATTACGTATCACAAAACTATCGTGCATAACTGCTTTACTAAGTTTTTTCACTGCTCTTTCAGTCGCTAATGCAGCCGAAAAGATAGTAATCAAAGGGTCTGATACTTTGGGGGCAAAAATGGTTCCCCAACTGGCCGAGGAATTTAAGGCGATCAAAGCTAAACAAGGAATCGACGTAACCTTTGAAATTGCGGCTGAAGGCTCATCGACGGGTATCGCTGCAGTGATCGACAAAACGGCAGACTTGGGAATGTCTAGCCGAGACGCCAAAGGGACCGAGATATCCAAAGGACTTCTGGCTGGAATCAAAATGGAACCCATCACTGTGGCCAAGGACGGAATCGCGATCATCGTTCAAGACAATAATCCGATGGACGAGATCAGCCCTAGAGAAGTGGAGAAGATATTCACAGGCGATGTGGAAAACTGGTCAGCGATAAACGGGAAGTCCGGGTCGATTTCCATATATACCCGCAATACCTCTTCGGGAACCTATGCGGTGTTTCAGGATATGGCCCTTCGGAAGCGTGACTACGCATCTTCCTCACAAAAGATGGCGGGTAACGAGCAAATCGCATCAGAAGTGGCGAAAAATACGAATGGTATTGGCTATGTAGGTCTGGCTTATATCGGAACACCCGGAATGAAGCCCCTTCCGGTGGATGGCATTTCGCCTGACAATCCAGACTACTCGTTTGCACGCCCTCTGTACTATTTTTACGACGCGAAGTCTGAAATGAGACCGATTGTGAAAGAATTCGTGGATTTCTGTTTAAGTCCTAAGGGACAGGAGATTGTTCAGTCGGTGCACTTCATCTCCATCCTCTGA
- the pstC gene encoding phosphate ABC transporter permease subunit PstC has product MSVQDPDSRYDLGSRQRSFLGLNKESALKGLFGGNAFVSILVLGLITFFLFKEGAGFFGQYREDLTTYRSSGLEYVELMREEQDALSALNRYLNSIRTLQSEQLSASGLEFRDVKAILRKDEDFFNDFEDLAYPLREHILEANEIVATARDSYNEMLDLQEHQQNLLKAGREDEAQNLTIPEVDLEMMFSLVKDTEAEFLAINRQLESEVPKLLDRAPEYDDSELSLKLGRFKELASMFILEIPDYESKVVSWNRAESVSLGDAFTSFVFGKEWVTNSSIQDWYGIVPLFSGSLLVALIAMCFAIPLGVGAAVYVNQVASPIEQNLIKPYIEFISAIPSVVIGFFGIAVFGTLLRTVSGWDSLGWIEFFPLSERLTGFTAGCLLALMAIPTIFTLAEDALNNVPLAFREASMAMGSTKLQTIVRIIIPTALSGIISATLLGFGRVIGETMVVLLCAGNRIEIPQISKGVGVFFEPVHTMTGIIAQELGEVVNGSLHYRALFVVGLTLFLISLMINYFAQKIVTKFQISRG; this is encoded by the coding sequence ATGAGCGTTCAAGATCCCGATAGTCGATACGATTTAGGTAGCCGTCAAAGGTCATTTCTTGGCCTTAACAAAGAGTCCGCCTTGAAGGGGCTATTTGGTGGAAATGCGTTCGTGTCGATCTTGGTTCTGGGCTTGATTACGTTTTTCCTATTCAAGGAAGGGGCTGGCTTTTTTGGCCAGTACCGGGAGGATCTCACAACCTATCGCAGTTCCGGTCTCGAATATGTCGAGTTGATGCGGGAAGAGCAGGACGCACTTTCCGCGCTTAATCGTTATTTGAATTCCATTCGAACGCTGCAGAGCGAGCAGCTCTCCGCAAGCGGTCTCGAATTTAGGGACGTCAAAGCGATCCTTCGGAAAGACGAAGACTTTTTCAATGATTTCGAGGATCTCGCGTATCCGTTGCGAGAGCACATTCTCGAGGCGAACGAAATCGTTGCGACGGCTCGGGATAGTTACAATGAGATGCTCGATCTGCAAGAACATCAGCAGAACCTCTTGAAAGCAGGAAGGGAGGACGAGGCACAGAACTTGACAATTCCAGAGGTCGATTTGGAGATGATGTTTAGCCTAGTCAAAGATACGGAAGCTGAGTTTCTCGCGATTAATCGCCAGTTGGAGTCGGAAGTTCCGAAATTACTAGATAGAGCTCCAGAATACGACGATTCCGAATTGAGTCTAAAATTGGGCCGTTTCAAAGAGCTTGCTTCGATGTTCATCTTGGAAATCCCAGACTATGAGTCAAAAGTCGTTTCGTGGAATCGTGCGGAATCTGTTAGTCTGGGAGACGCGTTTACGTCCTTTGTTTTCGGAAAGGAGTGGGTCACCAATAGTTCTATTCAAGATTGGTACGGAATTGTACCGCTGTTTTCAGGATCGCTTTTGGTGGCTCTCATTGCGATGTGCTTTGCGATTCCACTTGGCGTGGGAGCTGCCGTGTATGTGAACCAAGTTGCTAGTCCCATTGAGCAGAACTTGATAAAACCCTATATAGAGTTCATTTCCGCGATCCCATCGGTTGTCATCGGATTTTTCGGGATTGCCGTATTTGGAACGCTGCTACGAACCGTTTCCGGTTGGGATTCACTAGGCTGGATTGAGTTCTTTCCCCTCAGTGAGCGGCTAACCGGTTTCACAGCGGGCTGCTTGCTCGCTTTGATGGCCATTCCTACGATCTTCACGCTTGCAGAGGACGCTCTCAACAATGTTCCATTAGCGTTCAGGGAGGCATCGATGGCGATGGGATCGACTAAATTGCAAACGATTGTCCGCATCATCATTCCGACCGCTTTGTCAGGAATTATATCTGCAACCCTACTCGGTTTTGGTAGAGTAATTGGCGAAACCATGGTGGTACTTTTGTGTGCCGGGAACCGGATCGAGATACCTCAAATATCGAAGGGAGTCGGAGTCTTCTTCGAACCGGTTCACACTATGACGGGTATCATTGCTCAGGAGCTGGGTGAAGTCGTTAATGGCAGTCTTCATTACCGAGCCCTGTTCGTAGTGGGGCTAACCCTATTTTTGATTTCCCTGATGATCAATTACTTCGCTCAGAAGATTGTCACCAAGTTCCAAATTTCACGAGGCTAA
- the pstA gene encoding phosphate ABC transporter permease PstA, translated as MTTVAASSSKSMEQALFGKPTKAKSIERVVFWMFRLATYFVLLCAAVIFVDIFYKGGKTLFESEFPFVNLEFLSESPQTLHVFEYDGQQYELSDTKFREFKETIDETIVTETYAYSGGGIWPCIVGTLLLVLGAMLIALTLGVLSAIFLSEYSRPGKILNSVRLSILNLAGVPSIVFGIFGMGMFVLAFGWNVSLIAGWFTLALMVLPIVISASEESMRAIPQGLRDASLALGATKWTTIRTNVLPYAMPGILTSSIIGVARVAGETAPIMFTAAYALRDQLPWQGLEHWYDFFFQGVMALPYHIYVVSAKIPQNEFTSRMQYGTAFVFLFIVAGIALASILMRIRMRKKYRW; from the coding sequence ATGACCACGGTAGCAGCCAGTTCAAGTAAGTCGATGGAGCAAGCGCTCTTTGGAAAGCCGACTAAGGCGAAGTCAATCGAGCGAGTTGTTTTTTGGATGTTTCGCTTGGCGACTTATTTCGTATTGCTTTGTGCCGCGGTGATCTTCGTAGACATATTTTACAAAGGAGGAAAAACCTTGTTCGAAAGTGAATTCCCGTTTGTGAACCTAGAGTTCCTTTCCGAGTCGCCGCAGACGCTCCACGTATTCGAATATGATGGACAGCAGTACGAATTAAGCGATACGAAGTTTCGAGAGTTTAAAGAGACGATTGACGAGACGATTGTAACGGAAACCTACGCTTATTCTGGCGGAGGAATTTGGCCGTGTATCGTGGGTACGCTTCTGCTTGTTCTGGGGGCGATGCTAATCGCACTTACGCTCGGAGTATTGAGCGCCATCTTTCTAAGTGAGTATTCCCGTCCTGGAAAAATATTGAATTCGGTCAGGCTCTCTATCCTTAATTTGGCAGGAGTGCCGTCGATCGTGTTTGGGATTTTCGGTATGGGCATGTTCGTGTTGGCGTTTGGGTGGAACGTTTCACTCATTGCAGGTTGGTTCACGCTGGCTTTGATGGTTCTGCCGATCGTCATATCGGCCAGTGAAGAGTCGATGCGCGCGATCCCCCAAGGACTGCGTGACGCGTCGCTTGCTCTGGGAGCTACAAAGTGGACAACAATCCGAACCAATGTCCTCCCTTATGCGATGCCAGGGATATTGACCTCCTCTATTATCGGTGTTGCTCGGGTCGCGGGAGAAACCGCGCCGATCATGTTCACGGCGGCTTACGCATTAAGAGACCAGTTGCCGTGGCAAGGCCTCGAACATTGGTACGACTTCTTCTTTCAAGGAGTTATGGCGTTGCCCTATCACATTTATGTGGTGAGCGCTAAAATACCCCAAAACGAATTCACTTCGCGGATGCAGTACGGAACGGCGTTCGTGTTTCTATTCATCGTGGCCGGTATCGCTTTAGCTTCAATTTTGATGAGAATCCGCATGCGGAAAAAATATCGCTGGTAA
- the pstB gene encoding phosphate ABC transporter ATP-binding protein PstB, with the protein MDATNVESPPDEKNRSLIKISDFDFFYGDKQALFNINMDIAEKEVTAFIGPSGCGKSTLLRCINRMNDLIEIARIGRGDVRVNGVDIYDPRVDATVLRKRVGMVFQKSNPFPKSIYENVVYGLRIQGISKKSVLDDAVEKCLKGAALWEEVSDRLDTSGLSLSGGQQQRLCIARALAVEPDILLMDEPCSALDPVATAKVEELIHSLKNDYTIVIVTHNMQQAARVSDRTAFFYLGKLIEMNGTDQMFMSPNNEQTEAYISGRFG; encoded by the coding sequence ATGGACGCGACGAATGTGGAATCCCCCCCTGACGAGAAAAACCGGTCTCTCATCAAAATTTCCGACTTCGACTTCTTCTACGGAGACAAGCAAGCGTTGTTCAATATCAATATGGACATTGCTGAGAAGGAGGTGACCGCATTCATCGGACCTTCGGGCTGTGGAAAGAGCACGCTTTTGCGCTGTATCAACCGAATGAACGATTTGATCGAGATCGCCCGAATCGGCAGGGGGGATGTTCGGGTGAACGGAGTGGATATCTATGACCCCCGCGTAGATGCCACTGTATTGCGTAAGCGAGTGGGCATGGTTTTCCAGAAGTCGAACCCCTTTCCCAAGAGTATTTACGAAAACGTTGTTTACGGATTGAGGATTCAGGGGATCAGCAAGAAATCCGTTTTGGATGACGCTGTAGAGAAGTGTCTGAAAGGGGCCGCTCTTTGGGAAGAAGTGAGTGATCGTTTGGATACGAGTGGCTTGAGCCTATCGGGTGGTCAGCAACAGCGCCTGTGTATTGCTCGTGCCCTTGCGGTGGAGCCCGACATTCTTCTAATGGACGAGCCTTGTTCTGCGTTGGATCCAGTGGCTACGGCGAAAGTGGAAGAACTCATTCATAGTCTAAAAAACGATTACACGATTGTAATAGTCACGCACAATATGCAGCAAGCGGCGCGAGTATCGGACAGGACGGCGTTCTTTTATTTGGGTAAGCTGATAGAGATGAATGGAACGGATCAAATGTTTATGAGCCCGAATAACGAGCAAACCGAAGCCTACATTTCCGGAAGATTCGGCTAA
- the phoU gene encoding phosphate signaling complex protein PhoU, whose protein sequence is MKRYFHEELEDVRSNLMLMGEKSVEITNSAMKAMLEGDQALAEKIIKSDEVINDIETQIDDEVERYISLRGPVARDLRLLFVAVKASHDLERVGDEASSVAKRTIKILTEGPIGPSLGQVPKMGELAVSMLKEALQSFIQEDENIAYSIINRDKEVDSLNRENFSQFVELMKQDPSTVATFTEMVFVSKSFERIADHAKNIAEEVYYLLTSQSLKEVIRAEKQGQ, encoded by the coding sequence ATGAAAAGATATTTCCACGAAGAGCTTGAAGACGTTCGATCAAATTTAATGCTGATGGGCGAAAAGTCGGTTGAGATCACGAATTCCGCCATGAAAGCAATGCTGGAGGGTGATCAAGCACTGGCTGAGAAGATCATCAAATCCGACGAAGTAATAAATGACATTGAGACGCAAATCGATGATGAGGTCGAAAGATATATTAGCCTAAGGGGACCGGTAGCTAGAGATCTTAGACTTTTGTTTGTAGCGGTCAAAGCGAGTCACGATTTGGAAAGGGTTGGGGACGAGGCATCAAGCGTTGCGAAAAGAACGATTAAAATCCTGACCGAAGGCCCCATTGGGCCTAGCTTGGGTCAGGTTCCCAAAATGGGTGAGCTCGCGGTTAGCATGTTGAAAGAGGCTTTACAGAGTTTTATCCAGGAGGACGAGAATATCGCTTACTCCATTATCAATCGGGACAAAGAAGTTGACTCACTGAATCGGGAAAATTTTAGCCAGTTTGTAGAGCTGATGAAGCAGGATCCGTCAACTGTCGCGACTTTTACAGAGATGGTCTTTGTTTCCAAGTCATTCGAGCGGATTGCAGACCATGCCAAGAATATCGCGGAAGAAGTCTATTATCTCCTGACTTCTCAGTCACTCAAAGAAGTGATCCGAGCGGAAAAGCAGGGTCAATAG
- a CDS encoding FG-GAP-like repeat-containing protein produces the protein MAKYPKIMKKGMGVVILFLGGSLNAQDAETRIDLKRKALDETVWVNEVRAERYGDTIAKFWDEIREAENPLDVFRTFSLGAIETPQWTLNRRLPEKIFEFIHRAPSSGIKYLKSYQFETMLNQFEKEGYSVDQVDFRHSGFEVNPDGVGISRVEFEMNVSGPTHTLYRRSFQGTARIVWSEELGEDDLYYPQSISFENFRQYRRTGKSGFESSDWLDGEDSGSAYSVILVEDFDLDGRPDILFPRANMLYRNVGDFRFDPRPFVKNQVPAAIDAALLIDVDLDGEREYIVTTRGLGVLLFEPNRKSGQFDQKPKTLVKPKRLFSGSSMTAGDLNEDGFPDLFIGQNVEAYVRGLLPEPIFDSNDSLPSFLLINQGGGKFREVTDKSGVSEKSKRRIRASSIVDLNLDGRMDLVMTSNFAGVDVFAGSDVSLLEDRTSEWLEEPELFGSSHVIADFNRDGKLDLFAAASSSEVGRRMSKAGSHREGFEGIEAKRAVISKGSRLWLGKNGGGFLLFEDEDVFTRAGSVWGSTDIDFNNDGYPDLYLNNGYISKTTSKNYDEIFWRHDVYDSKVEDKKELSLFLLLEGPGSYLSKDEMSWSPFQKNRLAANFGEEGFVDIAYLMGLSSERDGKATISEDFNMDGKPDLLVVESDSVESQIFLRFLENKMLQTGNWVGVQLRPAKKRSTVGATVRIIGNDFTAVKAKVFGQSRNAQTSSTLHFGIGEADAIEAIEVQWSDGEKTRMESPAINQYHVVVPGS, from the coding sequence ATGGCAAAATATCCCAAAATAATGAAAAAGGGCATGGGTGTAGTCATCCTGTTTTTGGGCGGCTCTTTAAATGCGCAAGATGCAGAGACGCGAATCGACCTGAAGCGGAAGGCCCTGGACGAAACGGTTTGGGTGAACGAAGTCCGAGCAGAGCGTTATGGGGATACCATTGCGAAGTTCTGGGATGAGATTCGCGAGGCAGAAAACCCGCTCGACGTTTTCCGAACTTTTTCTTTAGGGGCCATCGAAACGCCACAATGGACGCTAAACCGTCGATTGCCCGAAAAGATTTTTGAGTTTATCCACCGAGCTCCATCGTCGGGGATAAAGTATCTCAAAAGTTACCAGTTCGAAACGATGCTCAATCAGTTCGAGAAAGAGGGATATAGCGTCGATCAGGTGGACTTTAGGCATTCGGGGTTTGAAGTTAACCCGGATGGTGTGGGGATCTCGAGGGTTGAGTTCGAAATGAATGTGAGCGGTCCGACCCACACGCTTTACCGGAGGTCGTTTCAAGGCACGGCGAGGATCGTTTGGAGTGAGGAGCTCGGAGAGGACGACCTCTACTACCCTCAGTCGATCTCGTTTGAGAACTTTCGGCAGTATAGACGAACAGGTAAGTCTGGGTTTGAGTCTTCGGACTGGCTGGACGGAGAGGACTCGGGGTCTGCGTACAGCGTCATTCTAGTAGAGGATTTTGATCTCGATGGTCGGCCGGATATTCTTTTTCCCAGAGCGAACATGCTCTATCGAAACGTGGGTGACTTTCGCTTCGACCCCCGTCCATTTGTAAAGAACCAGGTTCCTGCGGCAATTGACGCGGCACTGCTGATCGATGTCGATCTGGATGGTGAACGCGAGTACATTGTAACGACCCGTGGACTGGGAGTGCTTCTCTTCGAGCCTAATCGAAAGTCTGGGCAATTCGATCAGAAGCCGAAAACTTTAGTTAAGCCCAAAAGGCTCTTCAGCGGGTCTTCTATGACGGCTGGAGATTTGAATGAGGATGGATTCCCGGACTTGTTCATAGGACAGAATGTTGAGGCTTACGTGCGAGGATTGCTGCCAGAGCCCATCTTCGATTCCAATGACAGTTTGCCTTCCTTTTTGTTGATCAATCAGGGAGGTGGAAAATTTCGAGAAGTGACAGACAAGTCAGGCGTATCCGAAAAATCGAAACGCAGGATCCGAGCGAGCTCAATTGTGGACTTGAATCTAGATGGTCGAATGGACCTAGTGATGACGAGTAATTTTGCTGGAGTGGATGTTTTTGCCGGGAGCGACGTCTCGCTTCTTGAAGATCGTACCTCGGAATGGCTTGAAGAGCCGGAACTCTTTGGCTCAAGTCATGTGATTGCGGATTTTAACCGCGATGGGAAATTGGATCTGTTTGCAGCGGCTTCGAGCTCCGAGGTGGGTCGCAGAATGAGCAAAGCAGGATCCCACAGAGAGGGATTCGAAGGCATTGAAGCAAAGCGTGCGGTCATTTCGAAAGGGAGTCGTTTATGGCTTGGCAAGAACGGAGGCGGGTTCTTGCTGTTTGAGGATGAGGATGTCTTCACGCGTGCAGGATCGGTTTGGGGAAGTACGGACATTGATTTCAATAACGATGGATATCCAGATTTGTATTTGAACAATGGTTATATAAGCAAAACGACCTCTAAGAATTACGACGAAATTTTCTGGAGACATGACGTTTATGACAGCAAAGTCGAAGACAAAAAAGAGCTGTCTCTATTTCTTCTCCTCGAGGGTCCTGGAAGCTATTTGTCAAAAGATGAAATGAGCTGGTCACCATTTCAGAAAAACCGTCTTGCAGCAAATTTTGGAGAAGAGGGTTTCGTAGATATCGCTTATCTCATGGGTCTGTCTTCAGAAAGGGATGGTAAGGCGACAATTTCTGAAGATTTTAATATGGACGGTAAACCTGATTTACTAGTGGTGGAGTCCGACTCGGTCGAAAGCCAGATTTTCCTGAGGTTTTTGGAGAATAAGATGCTGCAGACAGGGAACTGGGTAGGGGTTCAACTGCGCCCTGCGAAGAAGCGCTCTACAGTGGGAGCGACAGTCCGGATAATTGGGAATGACTTTACAGCGGTTAAGGCAAAAGTATTTGGACAGTCGCGAAATGCTCAAACCTCATCCACGTTGCATTTTGGCATCGGAGAGGCGGATGCGATAGAAGCGATTGAAGTGCAGTGGTCAGACGGCGAGAAGACTAGGATGGAATCGCCCGCGATCAACCAGTACCACGTCGTGGTTCCTGGCAGTTAA
- a CDS encoding Hsp33 family molecular chaperone HslO: MPEAELPNEPAFIIVSSFVRERNVLLAMANFSDLYVDYYLHLKDNKIGMDPRADDLLKTTLAAFSLHCVSRPRNEVLAWTINFQDPLLNLFLGGDTEIGSVVGRAFTENVKEAEENVFYQEVAKGNKPIHRSVVPFEGSDPLAAVEAFYAMSEQRPARFFRLDTETFAIVSAHPDYDEEWFRDLTVDDLRVLSVTEQVNPLETRIVKWECGCNQKRILQALEPVWRQSPDELFLGEELIEVNCPRCAGKYRISKEMMEAYDESLKDKGE, from the coding sequence ATGCCTGAGGCCGAACTACCAAACGAACCTGCCTTCATAATCGTCTCGAGTTTTGTCAGAGAGCGAAACGTTCTTTTAGCAATGGCGAATTTCAGCGATCTGTATGTGGACTACTATCTCCACCTAAAGGACAACAAGATCGGTATGGATCCTCGAGCGGATGATCTGCTCAAAACCACTTTGGCCGCATTTTCTCTCCATTGTGTTTCGCGTCCCAGAAATGAAGTCTTGGCCTGGACCATCAATTTTCAGGACCCGCTGCTCAACCTTTTTCTAGGAGGGGATACGGAAATTGGGTCGGTGGTAGGGCGTGCTTTCACCGAAAATGTCAAGGAGGCGGAAGAGAACGTGTTTTATCAGGAAGTCGCCAAGGGAAATAAGCCGATCCATCGCAGTGTGGTCCCTTTTGAAGGGAGCGATCCGTTGGCGGCCGTGGAGGCCTTTTACGCGATGAGTGAGCAGCGCCCAGCCCGTTTTTTCAGGCTCGATACGGAGACCTTTGCCATCGTCTCTGCCCATCCAGATTATGATGAAGAATGGTTCAGGGATCTGACGGTAGACGATTTGCGTGTCTTATCGGTAACTGAGCAAGTGAACCCCCTGGAGACTCGAATTGTTAAATGGGAATGTGGCTGTAATCAAAAGCGGATTCTCCAGGCGTTGGAACCAGTATGGCGCCAAAGCCCCGATGAGCTGTTTCTCGGAGAGGAGCTGATTGAAGTGAATTGCCCAAGGTGCGCCGGCAAATATCGAATCAGCAAAGAGATGATGGAAGCCTACGATGAGAGTTTGAAAGACAAAGGGGAGTAG
- a CDS encoding M24 family metallopeptidase, which yields MSKSSPSRKRKLPLPILMYADTRTSADQLYLAKFGVPDAFISMKMGAKSIAVLNQLELSRGFKESAFSTILALEEWIEKARTKFRRKDVGVAEIVATLAAAYRINGFRVSSDFPAWLAFQLQGFGIKIDAMKTSIFPARETKTEEEMRFLRQGNRCSAAGIRAAEETLKKSTIKKGYLYLEGKRLTSEKLREAIEVACLTAGSIPMDTIAAGGDQACDPHCAGSGPLKANELIIVDVFPRVANTGYFGDMTRTFLKGKPSDVQRALVATVKGAQSQAIKQVRTGVDGKTIHSSVQKYFKDRNYLTTHNESGAQGFFHGTGHGLGLEVHEAPRVSIVNFRLKRNSVITIEPGLYYPGLGGCRLEDVVAVTDTGPKKLSSYHYNWIVE from the coding sequence GTGAGTAAATCTAGTCCTTCGCGAAAGCGTAAACTGCCTCTCCCGATTTTAATGTATGCGGATACGCGTACCTCAGCGGATCAGCTTTATCTGGCAAAGTTTGGCGTTCCGGATGCCTTCATATCCATGAAAATGGGGGCTAAATCAATCGCGGTGCTAAACCAGCTCGAACTTTCGAGAGGATTTAAGGAATCGGCTTTCAGTACCATTCTGGCTCTGGAGGAATGGATCGAGAAGGCTCGTACCAAATTTAGGCGGAAGGATGTTGGCGTTGCTGAAATTGTTGCGACCTTGGCAGCGGCGTATCGGATTAATGGATTTAGAGTTTCGTCGGACTTTCCCGCGTGGCTGGCGTTTCAACTGCAAGGGTTTGGGATAAAAATTGATGCAATGAAAACGTCGATATTTCCAGCCCGAGAAACGAAGACGGAGGAAGAAATGCGATTTCTTCGACAGGGTAATCGGTGTAGCGCGGCGGGAATACGGGCGGCAGAAGAAACTCTGAAAAAGTCCACCATTAAGAAGGGCTACCTTTACCTCGAGGGTAAACGGCTGACCTCGGAAAAGCTTAGGGAAGCAATAGAGGTTGCTTGTTTGACCGCGGGTTCGATTCCGATGGATACAATTGCAGCGGGTGGAGACCAGGCTTGTGACCCGCACTGCGCGGGTTCGGGACCGCTCAAAGCGAATGAATTGATCATTGTGGATGTGTTTCCGCGGGTCGCGAATACGGGATACTTTGGTGACATGACGCGAACTTTCTTAAAAGGAAAGCCTTCTGATGTTCAGAGAGCGCTGGTTGCGACAGTAAAGGGAGCTCAAAGTCAGGCCATCAAACAAGTTCGGACAGGAGTCGACGGAAAGACTATCCATTCCTCGGTGCAGAAGTACTTCAAGGACCGCAATTACCTAACCACGCACAATGAGAGTGGAGCTCAAGGATTCTTTCATGGGACAGGCCATGGTTTGGGGTTAGAAGTGCATGAGGCGCCGCGAGTCTCAATCGTAAACTTTCGCTTGAAAAGGAACTCGGTTATTACCATCGAACCCGGTTTGTATTATCCCGGATTAGGTGGCTGTAGGCTAGAAGACGTGGTTGCAGTGACAGATACGGGGCCCAAGAAATTAAGCTCCTATCACTATAATTGGATTGTGGAATAG